From a single Loigolactobacillus coryniformis subsp. coryniformis KCTC 3167 = DSM 20001 genomic region:
- a CDS encoding ABC-F family ATP-binding cassette domain-containing protein, translating into MSVLTVEDLRQQFLDKTLYDDTGFALNQEDHMGIIGQNGVGKSTLIKIITGQILPDNGKITWKKHTKIGYLDQYVSLTAQQSIFEFLKTAFSDLYELDAENAQIYADYANNPDDALLEKAGKNQEILESRNFYEIETTINQVATGLGIDAFGLDTNANELSGGQRSRVILAKLLLEQPDVLLLDEPTNYLDTNHITWLIDYLIDFPSAYIVISHDYDFLGQISNCICDIEFGKITKYRGNLQQALRQKKDNKEAYLKAYATQQKKIEKTKAYIRKYKAGSRSTMAKSREKQLAHMDILTPPGNLLESHFAFPYQPSAVRMLLEVSDLKVGYEKPLLAPFNFSITQPEKVALTGFNGIGKSTLIKTLLGIIPALGGDFAFSATTKVGYFRQELIWDDPKQTPLQIVQAAAPSMTQRKVRQALSRAGIEKDNVEKPIKMLSGGEQTKVKLCLLMLFPANLLVLDEPTNHLDDGTKKALANAVRDFEGSVLLVTHEPGFYDGWIDRVIDIEKLQSV; encoded by the coding sequence ATGAGTGTACTGACAGTGGAAGACCTCCGTCAGCAGTTTTTGGATAAAACGTTGTATGACGACACGGGTTTCGCCCTGAATCAGGAAGATCACATGGGTATTATCGGCCAAAATGGGGTCGGTAAGAGTACACTGATCAAAATTATTACGGGGCAGATCTTACCGGACAACGGCAAGATCACCTGGAAGAAGCACACTAAAATTGGTTATTTGGACCAATATGTGAGCTTAACAGCGCAGCAATCGATTTTTGAATTTTTAAAAACAGCTTTCAGTGATCTGTATGAATTGGATGCGGAAAACGCCCAGATCTATGCGGATTATGCTAATAACCCTGACGATGCATTACTGGAAAAAGCCGGTAAAAACCAAGAAATTCTTGAATCGCGTAACTTCTATGAAATTGAAACGACGATCAATCAGGTAGCGACTGGTTTAGGTATCGATGCTTTTGGCCTGGATACCAATGCCAACGAGCTTTCTGGTGGGCAGCGTTCGCGAGTAATTTTGGCCAAGCTTCTATTAGAACAGCCCGATGTGTTGTTGCTGGATGAACCGACTAACTATTTGGATACTAACCATATTACTTGGTTGATCGACTATTTGATCGATTTTCCTAGTGCTTACATTGTGATCTCCCATGATTACGATTTTCTCGGTCAGATCTCCAACTGTATTTGTGATATCGAATTCGGTAAGATCACTAAATACCGTGGCAATCTGCAACAAGCCCTGCGTCAGAAAAAAGATAATAAGGAAGCTTATTTGAAGGCTTATGCGACGCAGCAGAAGAAAATTGAGAAAACTAAGGCGTATATCCGTAAATATAAAGCCGGCAGCCGCTCAACTATGGCTAAAAGTCGGGAAAAGCAGTTGGCGCACATGGATATTTTGACGCCACCAGGCAATTTATTGGAGTCGCATTTTGCCTTTCCGTACCAACCGAGTGCCGTGCGGATGTTGCTGGAAGTTAGTGATCTAAAGGTTGGTTACGAAAAACCGTTATTGGCACCATTTAATTTCTCAATCACGCAACCGGAAAAGGTGGCACTGACTGGGTTTAACGGTATTGGTAAATCAACGCTGATCAAGACGTTGTTGGGCATTATTCCAGCTTTAGGCGGCGATTTTGCTTTTTCAGCGACGACCAAAGTGGGTTATTTCCGTCAAGAATTGATCTGGGATGATCCGAAGCAAACACCGTTACAAATCGTGCAGGCGGCAGCACCAAGCATGACCCAACGCAAAGTGCGCCAAGCATTGTCACGTGCCGGGATCGAAAAAGATAACGTGGAAAAACCGATCAAAATGCTAAGTGGTGGCGAGCAGACTAAGGTCAAACTTTGCCTATTAATGTTGTTCCCAGCTAATTTATTAGTACTGGACGAACCAACCAACCATTTGGACGACGGCACTAAAAAAGCACTGGCCAACGCGGTTCGCGATTTTGAAGGCAGTGTTTTACTAGTGACCCACGAACCCGGCTTCTACGACGGCTGGATCGACCGCGTTATTGATATAGAAAAACTGCAGAGTGTTTAA
- a CDS encoding serine dehydratase beta chain: MTANYKSVFDIIGPVMIGPSSSHTAGAVAIGHAARKIFRAPATGLTVSYYESFAETHRGHGTDYALVAGILGLAPADARVPNALALAHQQGLTVKFIEMTGESPIGHPNTAILTLRNAKKTITVAGCSIGGGTIEIRRITVDGFELTPRGPLPILLVWGAADNDQLIQTKLAKMTKILHQQRYTHAAKQLIEFDLERNLQQHEVASLQQSAADLVYL; this comes from the coding sequence ATGACCGCAAATTATAAAAGTGTTTTTGATATTATTGGGCCGGTGATGATCGGCCCTTCCAGCTCGCATACAGCTGGTGCAGTGGCGATCGGCCATGCGGCACGGAAAATTTTTCGGGCACCAGCGACTGGTTTAACGGTGAGCTACTATGAATCCTTTGCGGAAACACATCGCGGCCACGGGACTGATTATGCGTTGGTGGCAGGCATTTTAGGCTTAGCGCCAGCTGACGCGCGGGTGCCAAATGCTTTAGCGTTAGCGCACCAGCAAGGACTAACAGTTAAATTCATTGAAATGACTGGGGAAAGCCCAATCGGTCACCCTAACACAGCTATCTTGACCTTGCGCAATGCTAAAAAAACGATCACAGTTGCTGGCTGTTCGATCGGTGGCGGAACGATTGAGATCCGGCGCATTACCGTAGATGGTTTTGAGCTGACACCACGGGGACCGCTGCCGATCTTACTAGTTTGGGGTGCGGCTGATAATGATCAGCTCATTCAGACTAAATTAGCTAAAATGACGAAAATCCTACATCAGCAGCGCTACACACACGCAGCTAAACAGCTGATCGAGTTTGATTTAGAACGCAATCTGCAACAGCATGAAGTCGCCAGTTTGCAGCAAAGTGCTGCTGATTTAGTTTATCTATAG
- a CDS encoding FAD synthetase family protein produces the protein MQIVHIHHPYIPEKLTTTPCVLTLGFFDGVHRGHQAVIKRGYTAAKQQHLPLAVMTFNQHPRLVFRKLAYPETTYLSTLSQKEQLLEQLGVAILYVIDFTSAFASLTPATFVEQYIVGLNAQTVVAGFDYTFGNQPAHVIDLATYAHNRFQTLIVSRETDAALKISSSRIRTLFEHGDLQQANQLLGYVYTTTATVLPGSHVASELQVDPASRLPIAGQYNARLKFAGQWYRATITVPRIHTDQRIQLTSSEVPQPIFGETVILAWLNNLDQAEQLPVSSLGAYPTR, from the coding sequence ATGCAAATTGTTCATATTCATCATCCCTATATTCCTGAAAAACTCACGACCACCCCGTGTGTACTGACGCTAGGTTTTTTTGATGGCGTTCATCGTGGTCATCAAGCTGTGATCAAACGGGGTTACACTGCGGCCAAGCAACAACATTTACCGTTAGCAGTGATGACATTCAACCAACATCCCCGCCTGGTTTTTCGTAAATTAGCATATCCAGAAACAACTTATCTATCGACCCTTAGCCAAAAAGAACAGCTATTAGAACAATTAGGAGTCGCCATTCTGTACGTGATCGACTTTACCAGCGCATTTGCCAGCTTAACGCCAGCAACCTTTGTGGAACAATACATTGTCGGTCTGAACGCACAAACCGTGGTCGCTGGTTTTGACTACACTTTTGGCAATCAACCGGCGCACGTTATCGACTTAGCGACTTACGCACACAATCGGTTTCAGACATTGATTGTTTCACGGGAAACAGATGCCGCCTTAAAAATCAGTTCCAGTCGGATTCGCACTTTATTCGAACACGGTGATCTACAGCAAGCTAATCAGTTGCTTGGCTACGTTTATACCACAACGGCCACCGTTTTGCCGGGCAGCCATGTGGCCAGTGAGCTACAAGTCGACCCCGCCAGTCGACTACCCATTGCTGGCCAATATAACGCTCGACTTAAATTTGCCGGGCAGTGGTATCGGGCGACGATCACTGTTCCCAGGATACACACCGATCAGCGCATCCAGCTAACCAGTAGTGAGGTACCGCAACCTATTTTTGGCGAAACGGTTATTTTAGCTTGGTTGAACAATCTTGATCAAGCTGAGCAACTACCAGTGAGTAGTCTGGGAGCTTACCCGACGCGCTAA
- a CDS encoding fructosamine kinase family protein: MLTKSWLAQLPLSEIKRVAAVSGGDINQAYRIDTVQQHYFLKVQAQQQSAFFEHEQEGLKLLAPAVRVPQIIASGEIAGDAYLLLEWLDLGQGDDADLGRAVARVHQQHAAQFGLAHDFIAGKLPKYNHWQNSWADFYIEQRLMVLADLARRNHYWNDSRQQKLQQLCQRIRAYFATVPVTPSLLHGDLWAGNVNFLQDGTPVLLDPDVFYGDREMDLAMTQLFGGFSAAFYQAYNEVYPLRPNYEQRVAWYQTYYLMAHLNLFGETYGSALDRTLRQATTE; encoded by the coding sequence ATGTTAACAAAGTCATGGTTAGCGCAGTTGCCACTATCTGAAATCAAACGGGTAGCAGCAGTCAGTGGCGGCGATATCAACCAAGCCTATCGGATCGATACAGTACAGCAGCATTATTTTTTAAAGGTGCAGGCCCAGCAGCAATCAGCTTTCTTTGAACATGAGCAGGAAGGCCTCAAACTTTTAGCGCCAGCAGTCCGTGTGCCGCAGATTATTGCTAGCGGAGAAATTGCCGGTGATGCTTATTTACTATTAGAGTGGTTAGATTTAGGCCAAGGGGATGACGCCGATTTAGGTCGTGCAGTTGCGCGAGTACACCAACAGCATGCAGCGCAATTTGGCCTAGCGCATGATTTTATAGCCGGGAAGTTACCTAAGTACAATCACTGGCAAAATAGTTGGGCAGACTTTTATATTGAGCAGCGTTTAATGGTATTAGCCGATTTAGCGCGTCGGAATCATTATTGGAATGATTCCCGCCAACAAAAGCTCCAACAACTGTGTCAGCGGATACGCGCATATTTTGCTACGGTGCCGGTGACGCCTAGTTTATTGCATGGCGATTTATGGGCTGGTAATGTGAACTTTTTACAAGACGGTACTCCAGTGCTACTAGATCCAGATGTATTTTACGGCGATCGGGAAATGGATTTAGCAATGACTCAATTATTTGGTGGTTTTTCGGCTGCTTTCTACCAAGCCTATAATGAAGTGTATCCACTACGTCCAAACTATGAGCAACGGGTGGCGTGGTATCAGACTTATTACTTAATGGCACACCTTAACTTATTTGGCGAAACTTATGGTAGTGCATTGGATCGTACCTTGCGCCAAGCAACTACAGAGTGA
- the sdaAA gene encoding L-serine ammonia-lyase, iron-sulfur-dependent, subunit alpha, giving the protein MQLYTTIAELVAAATTAGVPLSELMIDQEVRNSGNSRAEVWAAMEHNLAAMAAAVKRGSTGAGAFSKTGLTGGEAIKLKNYRATHQSLSGDVMLAAVQNAIATNEVNAAMGVVCATPTAGSSGTLPGVLFMLQERLNMSHEQMVRFLFTAGAFGMIIANNAMIAGATGGCQAEVGSASGMAAAAAVEIAGGTPEQSAEALAMALSNLLGLVCDPIAGLVELPCVKRNAIGATNALVAADMALAGLTNKIPADEVVGAMKKIGEEMPQSLRETGRGGLAATPTGIKMKMRIFGQDRDFE; this is encoded by the coding sequence ATGCAGCTTTATACAACGATTGCTGAACTGGTGGCGGCCGCAACAACGGCTGGCGTACCACTTTCAGAATTGATGATCGACCAAGAAGTGCGCAATAGCGGTAATAGCCGCGCCGAAGTCTGGGCGGCGATGGAACATAACTTAGCCGCGATGGCTGCGGCGGTTAAACGCGGCAGTACCGGTGCCGGCGCTTTTTCCAAAACTGGTTTAACGGGCGGCGAAGCAATCAAATTGAAAAATTATCGGGCAACTCATCAAAGCTTATCTGGGGATGTTATGTTAGCTGCGGTGCAAAATGCGATCGCCACCAACGAAGTCAATGCAGCAATGGGTGTTGTCTGCGCCACACCAACTGCCGGCTCCTCGGGGACTTTGCCGGGTGTACTGTTTATGCTGCAGGAACGTCTAAATATGTCTCATGAGCAAATGGTTCGTTTCTTATTTACAGCTGGGGCCTTTGGTATGATTATTGCCAATAATGCGATGATTGCTGGTGCGACGGGTGGTTGTCAAGCAGAAGTTGGCAGTGCGTCAGGAATGGCGGCAGCGGCGGCAGTAGAAATTGCTGGCGGCACACCGGAACAATCAGCGGAAGCTCTAGCGATGGCGTTGAGTAATTTGTTAGGCTTAGTCTGCGACCCAATCGCTGGCTTAGTCGAATTGCCCTGCGTCAAGCGTAATGCGATCGGCGCGACCAATGCGTTGGTAGCCGCAGATATGGCATTGGCAGGTTTGACTAATAAAATTCCGGCTGACGAAGTCGTAGGTGCGATGAAGAAGATTGGCGAAGAGATGCCACAATCACTGCGGGAAACGGGCCGCGGTGGTTTGGCCGCAACCCCAACTGGCATCAAAATGAAGATGCGCATTTTTGGGCAAGATCGTGATTTTGAATAG
- a CDS encoding helix-turn-helix domain-containing protein, translated as MNIAYFVETRKKMGLSQKELCDGVCTQATLSRFEKNGQVPAIKILIKLCNRLNLSLADLFPKVEQASSALNQKMADAEFKLITMDYTKAQQLLQEIDFANIDNDDQRLRYLYLQGYLITLLEGETTDALFAFSQILAADAKDYAVIYNLLALTGSGMIYAGKQENEKADFYFNRVLKEIYDYQIRTTTDVWRVLNIVYNCGKFYSDVKEYETSDALLNYAYEICAENHVTYYLARVAFRLARNQRAQGKELPEICDYLNDARAFARLNRNFHELKAIEAYQQKINLTVAEK; from the coding sequence ATGAACATTGCGTATTTTGTTGAAACCCGTAAAAAAATGGGTTTATCGCAAAAAGAATTGTGCGACGGTGTCTGTACTCAAGCCACCCTAAGTCGCTTTGAAAAAAATGGCCAAGTTCCGGCAATCAAAATTTTGATCAAACTGTGTAATCGACTTAACCTCAGTTTAGCCGATCTTTTTCCAAAGGTGGAACAAGCTAGTAGTGCGCTTAATCAGAAAATGGCCGACGCGGAATTTAAACTGATCACCATGGATTACACCAAGGCCCAGCAATTATTGCAGGAGATCGATTTTGCCAATATTGATAACGATGATCAACGGTTGCGTTACCTGTATTTGCAAGGTTATTTGATCACCTTACTGGAAGGCGAGACCACGGATGCGTTATTCGCGTTTAGCCAGATCTTGGCTGCCGACGCTAAAGATTACGCGGTGATCTACAATTTATTGGCACTGACAGGTTCCGGAATGATTTACGCCGGTAAGCAAGAAAATGAAAAGGCTGATTTTTACTTTAATCGCGTACTCAAAGAGATTTATGACTACCAAATTCGCACAACAACGGATGTTTGGCGTGTACTGAATATCGTTTACAATTGCGGCAAGTTTTATTCGGACGTTAAAGAGTATGAGACTAGCGATGCACTACTGAACTACGCTTATGAAATCTGTGCTGAAAACCACGTTACTTATTATTTAGCTCGGGTTGCTTTTCGGTTGGCTCGTAACCAACGTGCGCAAGGAAAAGAATTGCCGGAGATCTGCGATTATCTCAACGACGCTCGCGCCTTTGCCCGCTTGAACCGTAATTTTCATGAACTAAAGGCAATTGAAGCTTACCAGCAAAAAATTAATTTAACCGTCGCAGAAAAATAA